Proteins encoded by one window of Papio anubis isolate 15944 chromosome 7, Panubis1.0, whole genome shotgun sequence:
- the C7H14orf28 gene encoding uncharacterized protein C14orf28 homolog, with amino-acid sequence MKTLFEEIKASIKNNYNQDRSFWRPVLPWGGVFTIKAGRKAVSCTPLYVEIRLKNTCTIDGFLMLLYVILNENENFPRELSLHFGREFVDCFLYLMDTYSFTTVKLLWIWDKMEKQQYKSEVHKASLIIDLFGNEHDNFTKNLENLMSTIQESYCSNWRCPTRVQEDQQRTININPPQEIPHGNLIRLAVDELFCSKIGLCEEHGCGGLREFSQRVFCHGAPPFVVLNMQHWKSEDLAYVPYYLDLSDHKYLLEGATLFNKEEHHYSAAFQIGGHWMHYDGLRNVNLILLNKPPEFLLLSSLVYIRATEK; translated from the exons aTGAAGACACTGTTTGAAGAGATCAAagcatcaattaaaaataactataaccaAGATCGATCATTTTGGAGGCCTGTTCTTCCTTGGGGAGGTGTTTTTACTATCAAAGCTGGCCGCAAAGCAGTATCCTGTACACCGCTGTATGTTGAAATAAGACTGAAAAATACCTGCACCATAGATGGATTCTTGATGTTATTATATGTCAttcttaatgaaaatgaaaatttccctAGGGAACTCTCTCTTCATTTTGGTAGAGAGTTTGTagactgttttctttatttaatggACACCTACAGTTTTACAACTGTGAAGCTACTTTGGATTTGGGACAAGATGGAAAAACAGCAATACAAATCTGAAGTCCATAAAGCTTCATTAATCATTGATTTGTTTGGGAATGAGCATGATAATTTTACGAAAAATCTTGAAAATCTCATGTCTACCATTCAAGAGAGTTACTGTTCCAACTGGCGATGCCCAACTCGAGTGCAGGAGGATCAGCAGCGCACAATTAATATAAA TCCTCCCCAAGAAATTCCACATGGAAACTTGATAAGGCTGGCTGTGGATGAGTTATTCTGTTCCAAGATTGGACTCTGTGAAGAGCACGG gtgtggtggcttaagAGAATTTTCCCAACGAGTTTTCTGCCATGGGGCACCCCCTTTTGTTGTCTTAAATATGCAGCATTGGAAATCTGAAGATCTGGCATATGTACCCTATTACTTGGATTTGTCTGATCACAA GTATTTGTTGGAAGGTGCCACATTATTTAACAAAGAGGAACATCATTATTCTGCAGCTTTCCAGATTGGTGGACATTGGATGCACTATGATGGGCTCAGAAATGtgaatttaattttgttaaataaaccCCCAGAGTTTCTCCTCTTGTCATCATTGGTTTATATTCGAgcaacagagaaataa